A genome region from Populus alba chromosome 5, ASM523922v2, whole genome shotgun sequence includes the following:
- the LOC118032012 gene encoding G-type lectin S-receptor-like serine/threonine-protein kinase LECRK3 yields MASIIFFLLLALSFTASAQRQTNITLGSSLTPITNSSWLSPSGLYAFGFFRQRDGYSIGVFLSGISLKTVVWAARRDDAPVPSNATLLFTSDGRVVLTSAQGSRTSIVSASQPASLASMSDSGNFVLYNSDREIIWQSFDHPTDTLLPTQQLRAGAELVSPVSETELSTGIYRLKMQTDGNLVQYPVNTPDTATYAYFASGTNGDDVTLNLDPDGRLYLLNSTGFNIKNIADGGYPTKETINIMKLDADGIFRLYSQNLTLNGNWSAVWNSTRDKCQPKGSCGLNGYCVVKDQEAECICLPGFKFVTQGNWTSGCERDFDAESCKDKNGSSAYTMEELSNIAWEDVSYSVLSSTTKDNCKQACLEDCNCEAALFTDGQYCRKQKFPLIFGRRNLESSNLAFVKVGRPISTMDRKEPITEKKNLGTGRTVLIISGSFVAFGLAMVAIFGIIVYRYHVLSYKRVPNNDGTALNEVFVPRAFTYAELENVTGGFKEEIGRGSFGTVYKGILSSTRKVVAVKRLEKVLAEGEREFQNEMKVIGKTHHRNLVSLLGYCHDEHHRLLVYEYMSNGSLAAILFSLEKRPCFPERLEIARNIARGIVYLHEECDTQIIHCDIKPQNILIDESRCPKVSDFGLAKLLKSDQTKTFTGIRGTRGYVAPEWHRNMPVTVKADVYSFGVMLLEITCCRKNVDWSLPEDEVVLEQWVYQCFLDGDMDKLVGDEIVEKKQLDRMVKVGLWCTLDEPSLRPSMKKVLLMLEGTVEIPVPPSPTSFFTAI; encoded by the coding sequence ATGGCTtctatcatcttttttcttcttctcgccTTATCTTTTACAGCTTCTGCTCAAAGACAGACCAATATAACCCTCGGATCTTCTCTAACACCTATCACAAACTCCTCATGGTTGTCACCTTCCGGTCTTTATGCTTTCGGATTTTTCCGACAACGCGACGGCTATTCTATAGGGGTTTTTCTATCCGGGATTTCACTAAAGACTGTTGTGTGGGCTGCTAGAAGGGATGATGCCCCAGTCCCAAGTAATGCGACCTTGCTCTTCACCAGTGATGGCAGGGTTGTCTTGACATCAGCACAAGGGAGTCGGACTTCGATAGTTTCTGCTTCCCAGCCAGCTTCTTTAGCTTCTATGTCTGATTCAGGCAACTTTGTGCTATATAATTCTGATCGCGAGATTATATGGCAGAGTTTTGACCACCCAACAGATACCCTTTTGCCAACTCAACAGCTCAGAGCAGGGGCAGAGCTGGTTTCTCCTGTCTCAGAAACTGAACTCTCAACCGGTATTTACCGGCTCAAGATGCAAACTGATGGCAACCTTGTGCAGTATCCTGTTAATACTCCAGATACAGCTACATATGCTTATTTTGCATCTGGTACTAATGGAGATGATGTGACTCTAAATCTTGATCCGGATGGCCGTCTCTACCTGCTCAATTCCACAggtttcaacataaaaaacattgcAGATGGAGGATATCCCACGAAagaaacaattaatattatgaaaCTTGATGCTGATGGGATTTTCAGATTATATTCACAAAATCTAACACTGAATGGAAACTGGTCAGCTGTGTGGAATTCCACAAGAGATAAGTGCCAACCCAAGGGATCATGCGGTCTTAATGGATATTGTGTTGTGAAGGATCAGGAAGCTGAATGTATTTGTCTTCCTGGATTTAAGTTTGTTACCCAGGGAAATTGGACTTCTGGCTGTGAGAGGGATTTCGATGCTGAAAGTTGCAAGGACAAGAATGGAAGTAGCGCATACACCATGGAAGAGCTGTCTAATATTGCCTGGGAAGATGTTTCATACTCCGTTTTGTCATCAACAACGAAAGACAATTGTAAGCAAGCCTGTTTGGAAGACTGTAACTGTGAAGCAGCATTATTCACTGATGGGCAGTACTGCAGAAAGCAAAAGTTTCCTTTGATATTTGGGAGGAGAAACTTAGAAAGTTCGAACTTGGCTTTCGTCAAGGTGGGTAGACCCATATCCACCATGGACAGAAAAGAGCCTATAACCGAGAAGAAGAACCTTGGCACTGGCAGGACAGTCCTAATAATAAGTGGTTCATTTGTTGCTTTTGGGCTTGCTATGGTGGCGATTTTCGGAATCATCGTTTACAGATATCATGTATTGTCATATAAAAGGGTGCCCAATAATGATGGTACTGCATTGAATGAGGTATTTGTTCCTCGAGCTTTCACTTATGCAGAGCTAGAAAATGTTACTGGTGGTTTCAAGGAAGAAATTGGCAGGGGATCATTTGGGACAGTTTATAAAGGGATACTATCAAGTACTCGGAAGGTTGTTGCTGTCAAGAGACTGGAGAAAGTTCTAGCTGAAGGGGAAAGAGAATTTCAGAATGAGATGAAAGTCATTGGGAAAACACATCACAGAAACCTAGTCAGTCTGCTCGGCTATTGCCACGATGAACATCACAGGCTCCTGGTATACGAGTACATGAGCAATGGCTCCCTTGCTGCCATACTCTTCTCACTTGAAAAACGACCTTGCTTCCCTGAAAGGTTGGAAATTGCTCGCAACATTGCAAGGGGTATTGTTTATCTACATGAAGAGTGCGACACTCAGATCATCCACTGTGATATAAAACCTCAGAATATACTAATAGATGAAAGCAGGTGCCCCAAAGTTTCTGACTTTGGATTGGCAAAGTTGCTGAAGTCAGACCAAACTAAAACCTTCACGGGAATCAGAGGGACGAGGGGATATGTAGCACCAGAATGGCACCGGAATATGCCGGTGACAGTTAAAGCAGATGTTTATAGCTTTGGAGTTATGTTGTTGGAGATCACATGTTGTCGAAAGAATGTGGATTGGAGTCTTCCAGAGGATGAAGTTGTTCTCGAACAGTGGGTTTACCAATGTTTTCTGGACGGTGATATGGACAAACTTGTGGGTGATGAAATCGTCGAAAAGAAACAGTTAGATAGGATGGTTAAAGTGGGACTTTGGTGCACTCTTGATGAGCCATCCCTCCGCCCTTCAATGAAAAAGGTCCTCCTCATGTTGGAGGGGACAGTCGAAATCCCAGTCCCTCCAAGTCctacttctttttttactgCTATATGA